A stretch of the Synechococcales cyanobacterium T60_A2020_003 genome encodes the following:
- the mnmE gene encoding tRNA uridine-5-carboxymethylaminomethyl(34) synthesis GTPase MnmE, translating to MIQGDTIAAIATAVVPQQGSVGIVRLSGSDAMAIAQTLFMAPGQQVWGSHRILYGYIHHPQTLQTVDEALLLVMQAPRSYTREDVVEFHCHGGMMVVQQVLQLCIEQGARLAEPGEFTLRAFLNGRIDLTQAESIADLVGARSPQAAQTALAGVQGKLAHPIRQLRSTCLDILAEVEARIDFEDDLPPLDEESVKAQLSQVLTEVEQILATADRGELLRTGLKVTIVGRPNVGKSSLLNAWSRSDRAIVTDLPGTTRDVVESQLVVGGIPVQVLDTAGIREATDQVEQIGVERSRRAAQQADLVLMTIDAQVGWTAEDQAIYDQVKERSLILVINKMDLVEQAPVGIPAEIGAIVKTAVAQNQGINALEAAILQKVQTGNLQAANLDLAINQRQAAALSRAKASLRQVQSTIQEQLPLDFWTIDLRGAVQALGEITGEEMTESMLGRIFSRFCIGK from the coding sequence ATGATTCAGGGCGATACAATTGCGGCGATCGCAACGGCCGTAGTTCCACAGCAGGGCAGTGTAGGGATTGTGCGGCTTTCTGGCTCAGACGCAATGGCGATCGCCCAAACACTTTTTATGGCTCCGGGGCAGCAGGTTTGGGGAAGTCACCGCATTTTGTACGGGTATATTCACCACCCCCAAACGTTACAAACCGTTGATGAAGCGTTGCTGTTGGTGATGCAAGCCCCTCGTTCTTACACTCGTGAGGATGTGGTGGAGTTTCACTGTCACGGCGGCATGATGGTGGTGCAACAGGTTCTACAACTCTGTATCGAGCAGGGGGCACGACTGGCGGAACCGGGAGAGTTCACCCTGCGGGCGTTTCTCAATGGTCGGATTGACCTGACCCAGGCGGAAAGTATTGCGGATTTGGTGGGCGCGCGATCGCCCCAGGCCGCCCAGACGGCACTGGCCGGAGTTCAGGGAAAATTGGCGCATCCGATCCGTCAACTGCGCTCGACCTGTTTGGATATTCTGGCGGAAGTAGAGGCGCGGATTGATTTTGAGGATGATTTGCCACCCCTGGATGAGGAATCGGTGAAAGCCCAACTGAGTCAGGTGTTGACGGAGGTAGAGCAGATCCTAGCGACGGCTGACCGGGGGGAACTCTTGCGAACCGGATTAAAAGTGACGATTGTGGGTCGTCCGAATGTGGGCAAGTCGAGTTTGCTGAATGCCTGGAGTCGGAGCGATCGCGCCATTGTCACCGATTTGCCAGGAACGACGCGAGATGTGGTGGAGTCGCAGTTAGTCGTCGGTGGCATTCCGGTTCAGGTTCTCGATACGGCAGGGATTCGGGAAGCAACGGATCAAGTCGAGCAGATCGGAGTGGAGCGATCGCGCCGTGCCGCACAGCAAGCGGATTTAGTGCTGATGACTATTGATGCTCAAGTGGGATGGACAGCCGAGGATCAGGCGATTTATGACCAGGTGAAGGAGCGATCGCTGATTCTGGTGATTAATAAGATGGATTTGGTGGAACAGGCTCCCGTCGGGATTCCGGCGGAGATAGGGGCGATCGTGAAAACAGCAGTTGCCCAGAATCAGGGGATTAATGCACTAGAAGCGGCAATTCTACAAAAGGTGCAAACGGGAAATCTACAGGCGGCAAATCTCGATCTGGCAATTAACCAACGGCAGGCAGCAGCATTGAGTCGGGCGAAAGCTTCTCTGCGCCAGGTTCAATCTACGATTCAGGAGCAGCTTCCCTTAGATTTTTGGACGATTGATCTGCGGGGTGCGGTTCAGGCTCTGGGTGAGATTACAGGAGAGGAAATGACGGAATCAATGCTGGGACGGATCTTTAGTCGGTTTTGTATTGGGAAGTAG
- a CDS encoding DUF2062 domain-containing protein — protein MRFSETPSSYSSSRPISQRRATSWLRTFRYFYHRFTRMEGSPHAIARGLAVGVFSGWFPWFGVQMIIAVALAALVRGNKIMAAASTWVSNPLTYVPIYAFNFHVGCWILGIDMGKDIFTEMSSWSDAVALGQDFLLVLLFGCFVVGLGVAALSYGAGLWLLQSVRQQRLDRRRLQ, from the coding sequence ATGCGATTCTCCGAAACACCCAGTTCCTACTCCTCGTCTAGACCCATTTCCCAACGTCGTGCCACGTCCTGGCTTCGCACCTTCCGATACTTTTACCACCGCTTTACCCGGATGGAGGGCAGCCCCCATGCGATCGCCCGTGGTCTGGCGGTTGGGGTCTTTTCAGGATGGTTTCCCTGGTTTGGCGTCCAAATGATCATTGCGGTAGCCTTGGCAGCACTCGTACGGGGCAACAAGATTATGGCGGCGGCCTCCACCTGGGTCAGCAATCCCCTCACCTATGTTCCCATCTATGCCTTTAATTTTCATGTGGGATGCTGGATCTTGGGAATAGACATGGGAAAGGATATCTTTACGGAAATGTCCTCTTGGAGTGATGCGGTGGCCTTAGGGCAAGACTTTTTGCTGGTGCTGCTGTTTGGCTGTTTTGTTGTGGGTTTGGGTGTTGCCGCCCTGAGCTATGGTGCAGGACTTTGGCTGCTTCAATCGGTTCGGCAACAACGCTTAGACCGCCGCCGTCTCCAATAG
- a CDS encoding DUF1868 domain-containing protein translates to MDDTYQVYVNRVAHMTLSDAYKAQVQYIQSSPKFIPDGNDGFQVVPFPGYSVITPPWGEDSSNADFYKQVQACQRELVKALPEGFFIPLPAESFHMTLADLIWNDAYRHALKVNEDFERRLQQSIDQIFQRCEPLVQGADPVTWQVIGLLVMPRAIALGLAPKAERSYARVTELRRSLYQNIELINLGVEQQYHLTGHITLGYFGDISKLPDANTFSAIISELNQPWIENEIPQEIHVHRAELRKFENMMQYNRENDWPVLSFDA, encoded by the coding sequence TTGGACGATACGTATCAGGTCTACGTGAACCGGGTGGCCCACATGACCCTGTCCGATGCTTACAAAGCGCAGGTTCAGTACATTCAGTCATCCCCAAAATTTATACCCGATGGGAACGATGGGTTTCAGGTCGTTCCCTTTCCAGGGTATTCCGTGATCACTCCTCCTTGGGGTGAAGACTCCAGCAATGCCGACTTTTACAAGCAAGTTCAGGCCTGTCAACGCGAACTGGTGAAAGCTCTGCCGGAGGGATTTTTCATTCCTTTGCCTGCCGAAAGTTTTCACATGACGTTGGCGGATCTGATTTGGAATGATGCCTACCGTCATGCTCTCAAGGTCAACGAGGATTTTGAACGTCGGCTCCAGCAAAGTATTGACCAAATTTTTCAGCGCTGTGAACCGCTAGTACAGGGCGCAGATCCGGTAACGTGGCAAGTGATTGGTCTTCTGGTGATGCCACGGGCGATCGCCCTAGGACTTGCTCCCAAGGCCGAACGATCCTATGCGCGAGTTACCGAGTTGCGGCGATCGCTCTATCAAAACATAGAGCTGATTAACCTCGGCGTTGAGCAGCAGTATCACCTCACTGGGCACATCACGCTGGGCTACTTTGGAGACATCAGCAAATTGCCCGATGCAAACACGTTTAGCGCCATTATTTCGGAGCTTAATCAGCCCTGGATCGAGAACGAAATTCCCCAGGAAATTCATGTGCATCGTGCTGAACTCCGCAAGTTCGAAAACATGATGCAATACAACCGGGAAAACGACTGGCCGGTGCTGTCGTTTGATGCGTAG
- the holA gene encoding DNA polymerase III subunit delta, with protein sequence MPIYFYWGDDQFALNRAVAALRDRTLDPDWASFNADKISPDQPDAVMQALNQAMTPPFGMGQRFVWLVDTTVCQRCSEDLLTELERTLPTIPETTVLLLTSDSKPDGRLKSTKLLQKHAEIQEFSSIPPWKTDLIEQQVRRVAQDMQVKLSPDAVHLLAQSVGNDTRQLVTELEKLSLYQGDRSTPISADAVSTLVNVYTQNSLKLATAIREGDTSKALTIVADLIARNEAPLRISAVLVGQFRTWLWVKLMVEAGERDERAIARAAEVNNPKQIYFLQKELRTVSLNALQQSLPIFLKLEAGLKRGEDAIALLQTTAIELCQLFTVSTKR encoded by the coding sequence ATGCCAATCTATTTTTACTGGGGAGATGATCAATTTGCGCTGAATCGAGCCGTTGCAGCATTGCGCGATCGCACCCTTGATCCCGATTGGGCCAGCTTCAACGCCGATAAGATTTCGCCCGATCAGCCCGATGCCGTGATGCAAGCCCTCAACCAGGCCATGACGCCTCCCTTTGGCATGGGACAACGCTTTGTGTGGTTAGTGGATACAACTGTATGCCAGCGCTGCTCTGAAGACTTGCTGACGGAACTAGAGCGCACCTTGCCGACGATTCCTGAAACCACAGTGCTGTTGCTGACCAGCGACTCTAAACCCGACGGTCGTCTTAAGTCCACAAAGCTGCTGCAGAAACACGCTGAAATCCAGGAGTTCTCTTCCATACCCCCCTGGAAAACCGATCTGATCGAACAGCAGGTGCGACGAGTGGCGCAGGATATGCAGGTGAAACTTTCCCCAGACGCCGTACACCTACTGGCACAGTCCGTGGGTAACGATACGCGCCAATTAGTGACGGAATTGGAGAAGCTGAGTCTGTATCAGGGCGATCGCTCAACGCCGATTTCCGCCGATGCCGTTTCTACCTTGGTAAATGTTTACACCCAGAACAGCCTCAAACTAGCCACAGCTATCCGCGAGGGAGACACTAGTAAAGCCCTCACCATTGTGGCGGATCTGATTGCCCGTAATGAAGCTCCCTTACGAATCTCGGCAGTTCTCGTCGGGCAATTTCGCACCTGGCTCTGGGTGAAACTGATGGTGGAAGCCGGCGAACGAGACGAACGAGCGATCGCCCGTGCAGCGGAGGTGAATAATCCCAAACAGATTTACTTTCTCCAGAAAGAGCTCCGCACCGTGTCCCTCAATGCCCTCCAGCAAAGTTTACCGATTTTCCTCAAGCTAGAGGCAGGACTCAAGCGAGGGGAAGACGCGATCGCCCTTTTACAGACCACAGCGATTGAGCTATGCCAGCTATTCACGGTATCCACCAAACGCTAA
- a CDS encoding AarF/ABC1/UbiB kinase family protein — MGVSQPLNQIRRYDPDAIARYYRHRPLAAVWRAFRIVWMFLGFVLGMKMDDWFGVAERHHHRRATQLRMILTRLGPTYIKVGQALSTRPDLVRKDFLEELIKLQDQLPPFPTPIAFGIIEADLDRSIDEVFSYISPAPVAAASLGQVYRAKLFSGDEVAVKVQRPNLLPVLTLDLYLMRWAASWLAPWLPLNLGHDLTLIVDEFGTKLFEEIDYLNEGRNAEAFAANFQDDPQVKVPSIYWRYSSRRLLVLEWINGIKLTDTDNVRAAGLNSDKLIEIGVTSGLRQLLEFGFFHADPHPGNLFAMSDGRMAYIDFGMMDQLGHSMKETLVDSVVHLINRDYDDLAHDFVKLGFLTPETDIRPIVPALEQVLGNAVGESVGDFNFKTITDQFSELMYDYPFRVPAKFALIIRSLVTQEGLALSLNPQFKIVEIAYPYVARRLLKGESPELRRRLIEVLFKDGKFQWQRLENLIAIARSDDNFDLMPTAQLALQFLLSEEGRYLREQVLLALVEDDRIHTEEVRRLWDLVKDEIKPAQLFGATLGALTGFSTEQAASFIPAITSIMVEQR, encoded by the coding sequence ATAGGTGTGAGCCAACCCCTAAATCAGATTCGACGCTACGACCCCGACGCGATCGCCCGCTATTATCGCCATCGCCCCTTGGCTGCCGTATGGCGTGCGTTTAGGATCGTCTGGATGTTTTTGGGTTTCGTCCTGGGCATGAAGATGGATGACTGGTTCGGCGTTGCCGAGCGGCATCATCATCGGCGGGCAACCCAACTTCGCATGATCCTGACCCGTCTTGGCCCCACCTACATCAAGGTCGGACAGGCCCTTTCCACCCGTCCCGACCTCGTTCGGAAAGATTTTCTAGAAGAACTCATCAAGCTTCAAGACCAACTGCCGCCGTTTCCGACTCCCATTGCGTTTGGCATTATCGAAGCGGATCTGGATCGGTCGATTGATGAAGTTTTTAGCTACATTTCACCCGCTCCAGTGGCCGCAGCGAGTTTAGGGCAGGTCTACCGCGCCAAGCTCTTCAGCGGTGATGAGGTTGCCGTTAAGGTGCAGCGTCCCAACCTGCTGCCCGTCCTAACCCTTGATCTGTATCTAATGCGGTGGGCGGCAAGCTGGCTCGCACCCTGGCTGCCGCTGAACTTAGGGCATGATCTGACCCTGATCGTGGATGAGTTTGGCACCAAGCTGTTTGAAGAAATTGACTACCTGAACGAAGGCCGTAACGCTGAGGCGTTCGCGGCGAATTTTCAAGATGACCCACAGGTAAAAGTACCATCTATCTACTGGCGGTATAGCAGTCGTCGGCTCCTGGTTCTGGAATGGATCAACGGCATTAAGTTGACCGATACTGACAATGTGCGGGCGGCAGGTCTGAATTCTGACAAGCTGATCGAAATTGGGGTAACGTCGGGACTGCGCCAACTGCTCGAATTTGGCTTTTTCCATGCCGACCCCCACCCTGGTAACCTGTTCGCGATGTCCGATGGTCGCATGGCCTACATCGACTTCGGCATGATGGATCAGTTGGGTCATTCGATGAAGGAAACCTTAGTCGATTCGGTGGTTCACCTCATTAACCGAGACTATGATGACCTTGCCCACGATTTCGTGAAACTGGGATTCTTGACCCCTGAAACGGATATTCGCCCGATCGTGCCTGCTCTGGAACAGGTTCTCGGCAACGCGGTTGGTGAAAGCGTTGGCGATTTCAACTTCAAGACCATTACCGATCAGTTTTCAGAACTGATGTATGACTACCCCTTCCGGGTTCCCGCCAAGTTTGCGCTGATTATCCGCTCGCTCGTAACCCAGGAAGGACTAGCCCTCAGCCTTAATCCTCAGTTCAAGATTGTGGAGATTGCCTATCCCTACGTGGCGCGGCGATTGCTGAAGGGAGAATCACCGGAACTGCGGCGACGGTTAATCGAGGTTCTGTTTAAGGATGGCAAGTTCCAGTGGCAGCGATTGGAAAATCTGATTGCGATCGCCCGTTCCGATGACAACTTTGATCTGATGCCGACTGCTCAGTTAGCGTTGCAATTCCTTCTCTCTGAAGAAGGCCGCTATCTACGGGAGCAAGTCTTGCTGGCACTGGTAGAAGACGATCGCATTCATACCGAGGAGGTGCGGCGATTGTGGGATCTGGTTAAAGATGAAATCAAGCCTGCCCAGCTCTTTGGTGCCACCCTAGGAGCGTTGACCGGATTCTCGACGGAGCAGGCGGCGTCCTTTATTCCCGCAATTACCAGCATTATGGTCGAACAGCGATAG